One region of Drosophila teissieri strain GT53w chromosome 2L, Prin_Dtei_1.1, whole genome shotgun sequence genomic DNA includes:
- the LOC122626456 gene encoding LOW QUALITY PROTEIN: zinc finger protein chinmo (The sequence of the model RefSeq protein was modified relative to this genomic sequence to represent the inferred CDS: substituted 1 base at 1 genomic stop codon): MDPQQQFCLKWNSFSSNLAITFSNLFKSDLLADVILSCDGVVFKAHKLILAACSKKFADLFENTPTNGQCVIILEATSPDNMAALLEFMYKGEVHVSQEALNSFLKSAESLQVKGLSTETGRLAAQQAQQHMGDLSPLDSPTGRRSIRNSLSGGSSILPGGVGIGLGGGVTGANSMPGMGIGNGLSLAGMAAGGGMAAAANAAASSLSTLAASANVVDRCGSAGTNIISGTAAGIGGSHSVGAGNGSGAVGIGGNGVGSGSGNNGPISLGSGAGAAHHLGGSTGILKQECDSLMHPGGSTSSTGMGYTHVPPIYRPINYEPPRKRAIVRSPYSEQEQRGSVLRDGSKSSECPSPINKPPYHRPSSSASSTAPTEADTMHSERASPQSSRYENHSPSTTAGNGNATSSMERIVKSERNNGSANEANDDDRELMDESTDNGAEDLRVKLENLKYSPPPPPNSNTSSTTPNALLENLKADGTLSSNLAASIAPADMLNVWNATKLNNKNSVNTADGKKLKCLYCDRLYGYETNLRAHIRQRHQGIRVPCPFCERTFTRNNTVRRHIAREHKQEIGLAAGATIAPAHLAAAAAATAAATAAASNHSPXEAAATAAASVVMNATKEAAKQRKRKTLKMALEKCMQRRDAMVAETTTGAGGDGAEAEAEGEAGESGEAVDGAGSEEGAGSEGTEPLTYEQQQQRMHHELTQQIRAAMAAEQAAEAMDSTMNTTVNTTTTTTTTTTNTTGTTSDGCSDAEASDGSDRPMEVDEDQPPEPQPGSELVVVEPKIEVLSESEDEEDRLHMSEAEPDIQAEAIYDHMPNTPTSPPHIIPPNETPTLTSTPKVNVEQ; the protein is encoded by the exons GCGTAGTATTCAAAGCCCACAAACTTATATTGGCGGCCTGCTCAAAGAAGTTCGCCGATCTGTTCGAGAACACGCCCACAAATGGCCAGTGCGTCATCATACTGGAGGCGACCTCGCCGGACAACATGGCCGCCCTTCTGGAGTTCATGTACAAAGGCGAGGTCCACGTCTCCCAGGAGGCGCTTAACAGTTTCCTCAAGTCCGCCGAGAGTTTGCAG GTCAAAGGTCTGTCCACGGAAACGGGACGTCTGGCGGCGCAGCAAGCGCAACAACACATGGGCGACCTGTCGCCGCTGGACTCGCCGACGGGCAGGCGGAGCATAAGGAACAGTCTGAGCGGCGGTAGCAGCATCCTACCCGGCGGAGTCGGAATCGGCCTGGGAGGAGGCGTAACTGGAGCCAACTCCATGCCGGGCATGGGCATTGGCAACGGCTTGAGCTTGGCCGGCATGGCAGCTGGTGGCGGAATGGCGGCGGCTGCAAATGCGGCGGCCAGTAGCCTGAGTACCCTGGCGGCCAGTGCAAATGTCGTGGACAGATGCGGTAGTGCCGGCACCAACATTATCAGCGGAACAGCGGCAGGGATTGGCGGCTCGCACAGCGTGGGAGCGGGCAATGGCAGCGGCGCAGTGGGAATCGGTGGCAACGGCgtcggcagtggcagcggcaacaatggACCCATTAGCCTGGGAAGCGGCGCTGGCGCTGCTCACCATCTGGGCGGTTCCACCGGCATCTTGAAGCAGGAGTGCGACTCCCTGATGCATCCGGGTGGCAGCACCTCCTCTACCGGTATGGGCTACACCCATGTGCCGCCCATCTACCGACCCATCAACTACGAACCTCCGCGCAAGAGGGCTATTGTCCGCAGTCCGTATTccgagcaggagcagcgcGGTTCCGTCCTGCGAGATGGCTCCAAGTCCTCCGAGTGCCCCAGCCCCATCAACAAGCCGCCGTACCACCGTCCCTCGTCCAGCGCCTCCTCCACGGCGCCCACCGAGGCCGACACCATGCACTCCGAACGCGCATCGCCACAGTCCAG TCGCTACGAGAACCATAGTCCCAGCACCACTGCGGGAAATGGAAACGCCACCAGCAGCATGGAGCGCATTGTGAAATCGGAGCGCAACAATGGCAGTGCCAACGAGGCTAACGACGACGACCGCGAGCTTATGGATGAGTCTACAGAT AACGGAGCCGAGGATCTGCGCGTGAAGCTGGAGAACTTGAAGTActcgccgccaccgccgccgaaCTCGAACACCTCGTCGACCACACCGAATGCCCTGCTGGAGAACCTGAAGGCGGACGGAACGCTGTCCAGTAACCTGGCCGCCTCGATTGCGCCGGCGGACATGCTGAACGTATGGAACGCGACCAAGTtgaacaacaagaacagcgTGAACACGGCCGACGGTAAGAAGCTGAAGTGTCTGTACTGCGATCGCCTGTACGGATACGAGACGAATCTGCGGGCACACATCCGGCAGCGCCACCAGGGCATCCGCGTGCCATGTCCCTTCTGCGAGCGAACCTTCACGCGCAACAACACGGTGCGCCGTCACATTGCCAGGGAGCACAAGCAGGAGATCGGATTGGCGGCGGGGGCAACAATTGCACCAGCACActtggcagcggcagctgcagcaacagcagcggccacAGCGGCAGCCAGCAATCATTCACCATAGgaagcagccgcaacagcagcggcatcaGTAGTCATGAACGCCACCAAGGAGGCGGCAAAGCAGCGCAAACGTAAAACACTCAAGATGGCACTGGAGAAGTGCATGCAGCGACGGGACGCGATGGTGGCGGAGACCACCACGGGGGCAGGAGGAGATGGGGCAGAGGCAGAAGCAGAGGGAGAGGCAGGCGAGTCGGGCGAGGCAGTGGACGGGGCAGGGTCGGAAGAAGGAGCCGGTTCAGAGGGCACTGAACCGCTCACctacgagcagcagcagcagcgaatgCACCACGAGCTGACGCAGCAGATCAGGGCGGCCATGGCGGCGGAACAGGCCGCCGAGGCCATGGACTCGACCATGAACACCACGgtcaacaccaccaccacgacgaCCACAACCACAACGAACACCACTGGCACCACCAGTGACGGTTGCAGCGATGCGGAGGCCAGCGATGGCAGCGATCGACCCATGGAAGTGGACGAGGACCAGCCACCGGAGCCGCAGCCAGGATCTGAGCTCGTTGTTGTGGAGCCCAAGATCGAGGTGCTCTCGGAgtccgaggacgaggaggaccGACTGCACATGTCCGAGGCCGAACCGGATATCCAGGCCGAGGCCATTTACGATCACATGCCCAACACGCCCACCAGCCCCCCACACATCATACCGCCCAACGAGACGCCCACTCTGACCTCCACGCCCAAGGTCAATGTGGAGCAATAG